From the Oncorhynchus nerka isolate Pitt River linkage group LG20, Oner_Uvic_2.0, whole genome shotgun sequence genome, one window contains:
- the LOC115103230 gene encoding coatomer subunit beta' isoform X1 translates to MPLRLDIKRKLTARSDRVKSVDLHPTEPWMLASLYNGSVCVWNHETQTLVKTFEVCDLPVRASKFVARKNWVITGADDMQIRVFNYNTLERVHMFEAHSDYIRCIAVHPTQPYILTSSDDMLIKLWDWEKKWSCSQVFEGHTHYVMQIVINPKDNNQFASASLDRTIKVWQLGSSSPNFTLEGHEKGVNCIDYYSGGDKPYLISGADDRLVKIWDYQNKTCVQTLEGHAQNVSCVSFHPELPIIITGSEDGTVRIWHSSTYRLESTLNYGMERVWCVCGLRGSNNVALGYDEGSIIIKLGREEPAMSMDTSGKIIWAKHSEVQQANLKAMGDTEIKDGERLPLAVKDMGSCEIYPQTIQHNPNGRFVVVCGDGEYIIYTAMALRNKSFGSAQEFVWAHDSSEYAIRESNSVVKIFKNFKEKKSFKPDFGAEGIYGGFLLGVRSVNGLAFYDWENTELIRRVEIQPKHIFWSDSGELVCIATEDSFFILRYLSEKVAASQENNEGVTEDGIEDAFEVQGEIQEVVKTGLWVGDCFIYTSSVNRLNYFVGGEIVTIAHLDRTMYLLGYIPKDDRLYLGDKELNIVSYSLLVSVLEYQTAVMRRDFGMADKVLPTIPKEQRTRVAHFLEKQGFKQQALAVSSDSEHRFELALQLGELKIAYQLAVEAESEQKWKQLAELAISKCQFSLAQECLHHAQDYGGLLLLATASGNAAMVGKLAEGAERDGKNNVAFMTYFLQGKLDHCLELLIRTNRLPEAAFLARTYLPSQVSRVVKLWRESLAKVNQKAAESLADPTEYENLFPGLKESFVAEQFLRETCLGNSLPATNYPLITPNEERNILEEATGYEPKGAPLSLATPVLQAEDSGEETMLAAGVMASVLAAVVAPVAAAVIPSEAEPEVAPEEESPSSSESQKDKVLDELEDDLDNMELDDIDTSDVNLDEDFLDD, encoded by the exons ATG CCTCTCAGGCTGGACATCAAGCGGAAGCTGACAGCCCGGTCAGACCGTGTGAAGAGCGTGGACCTCCACCCGACCGAGCCGTGGATGCTGGCCAGCCTGTACAATGGTAGTGTCTGTGTCTGGAACCACGAAACAcag ACCTTGGTGAAGACCTTCGAAGTGTGTGACCTTCCAGTGAGAGCATCGAAGTTTGTAGCCAGGAAGAACTGGGTCATAACCGGAGCG GATGACATGCAGATCCGTGTGTTCAACTACAACACCCTGGAGAGGGTCCACATGTTTGAGGCCCACTCTGACTACATCCGCTGTATCGCCGTGCATCCCACCCAGCCCTACATCCTCACAAGCAGTG ACGACATGCTAATCAAGCTGTGGGACTGGGAGAAGAAGTGGTCTTGCAGTCAGGTGTTTGAGGGCCACACCCACTACGTCATGCAGATCGTCATCAACCCTAAAGACAACAACCAGTTTGCCAGCGCTTCTCTGGACAGAACCATCAAG GTGTGGCAGCTGGGCTCCTCCTCTCCTAACTTCACCCTTGAGGGCCATGAGAAAGGAGTCAACTGCATTGACTACTACAGCGGAGGGGACAAGCCATACCTCATATCAGGTGCTGATGACCGTCTGGTCAAGATTTGGGACTACCAG AACAAGACGTGTGTGCAGACCCTGGAGGGCCACGCCCAGAATGTGTCGTGTGTCAGCTTTCACCCAGAGCTGCCTATCATCATCACAGGCTCAGAGGACG GCACTGTGCGTATCTGGCACTCGAGTACATACCGTCTGGAGAGCACGCTGAACTACGGCATGGagcgcgtgtggtgtgtgtgtggcctgaGAGGCTCCAACAACGTGGCGCTGGGCTACGACGAGGGCAGCATCATCATCAAG CTGGGGCGTGAGGAGCCAGCCATGTCCATGGACACCAGTGGGAAGATCATCTGGGCCAAGCACTCGGAGGTGCAGCAGGCCAACCTGAAGGCCATGGGCGACACGGAGATCAAGGATGGAGAGAGGCTGCCGCTGGCCGTCAaagacatgggcagctgtgagatctacccccagaccatccagCACAACCCCAACGGAAG gtttgttgtggtgtgtGGAGACGGAGAGTACATCATCTACACTGCTATGGCCCTGAGGAACAAGAGCTTCGGCTCAGCGCAGGAGTTTGTCTGGGCACACGACTCCTCCGA GTATGCCATCAGGGAAAGCAACAGTGTGGTCAAAAtcttcaagaacttcaaggagaagaAGTCTTTCAAGCCAGACTTTGGTGCTGAAG GTATCTATGGAGGCTTTTTGCTAGGCGTCAGGTCAGTGAACGGTCTGGCCTTCTATGACTGGGAAAACACAGAGCTGATCCGCCGCGTCGAGATCCAGCCCAAACAT atcttctggtcagactcagggGAGTTGGTGTGTATAGCCACAGAGGATTCCTTCTTCATCCTGCGCTACCTGTCAGAGAAAGTAGCCGCCTCCCAAGAGAACAACGAGGGAGTGACCGAGGATGGCATCGAAGACGcctttgag GTCCAAGGGGAGATCCAGGAGGTGGTGAAGACGGGCCTATGGGTGGGAGACTGCTTCatctacaccagctctgtcaacaGACTCAACTACTTTGTGGGGGGAGAGATTGTCACCATCGCTCACCTGGACAG AACCATGTACCTCCTGGGCTACATCCCCAAGGACGACCGCCTGTACCTGGGTGACAAGGAGCTGAACATCGTCAGCTACTCCCTACTGGTGTCTGTGCTGGAGTACCAGACAGCTGTGATGCGCCGGGACTTTGGCATGGCCGACAAAGTGCTGCCCACCATCCCCAAGGAGCAGAGGACCCGCGTAGCACACTTCCTGGAGAAACAG GGCTTCAAGCAGCAGGCTCTGGCCGTGTCATCAGACTCGGAGCACAGGTTTGAGCTTGCCCTGCAGCTGGGGGAGCTGAAGATCGCCTATCAGCTGGCTGTGGAGGCAGAG TCGGAGCAGAAGTGGAAGCAGCTGGCAGAGCTGGCCATCAGTAAGTGCCAGTTTAGCCTGGCCCAGGAGTGCCTTCATCACGCCCAGGACTACGGTGGCCTGCTGCTGCTGGCCACCGCCTCGGGCAACGCCGCCATGGTGGGCAAGCTGGCCGAGGGCGCCGAGCGGGACGGCAAGAACAACGTGGCATTCATGACCTACTTCCTGCAGGGGAA ACTGGACCACTGTCTAGAGCTGCTGATCCGGACCAACCGACTGCCCGAGGCGGCCTTCCTGGCCCGCACCTACCTACCCAGCCAGGTGTCCAGAGTGGTCAAGCTGTGGAGGGAGAGCCTGGCCAAGGTCAACCAGAAGGCGGCTGAGTCACTGGCCGACCCCACTGAGTATGAGAACCTGTTCCCCGGGCTGAAGGAGTCGTTCGTGGCCGAGCAGTTCCTCCGTGAGACCTGCCTGGGCAACTCCCTGCCCGCCACCAACTACCCTCTCATCACG CCCAATGAAGAACGTAATATACTAGAGGAGGCCACGGGCTACGAGCCCAAAGGAGCTCCACTCTCCCTCGCTACACCGGTACTG CAGGCTGAAGACAGCGGCGAGGAGACCATGCTGGCCGCAGGCGTGATGGCGTCCGTGTTGGCGGCGGTAGTGGCCCCCGTGGCTGCAGCCGTGATCCCCTCGGAGGCAGAGCCTGAGGTTGCACCTGAGGAGGAAAGCCCCAGCTCATCTGAGTCACAGAAGGACAAG GTCCTGGACGAACTTGAAGACGACCTGGACAACATGGAGCTGGACGACATTGATACCTCGGACGTCAACCTGGACGAGGACTTCCTGGATGACTGA
- the LOC115103230 gene encoding coatomer subunit beta' isoform X2 encodes MPLRLDIKRKLTARSDRVKSVDLHPTEPWMLASLYNGSVCVWNHETQTLVKTFEVCDLPVRASKFVARKNWVITGADDMQIRVFNYNTLERVHMFEAHSDYIRCIAVHPTQPYILTSSDDMLIKLWDWEKKWSCSQVFEGHTHYVMQIVINPKDNNQFASASLDRTIKVWQLGSSSPNFTLEGHEKGVNCIDYYSGGDKPYLISGADDRLVKIWDYQNKTCVQTLEGHAQNVSCVSFHPELPIIITGSEDGTVRIWHSSTYRLESTLNYGMERVWCVCGLRGSNNVALGYDEGSIIIKLGREEPAMSMDTSGKIIWAKHSEVQQANLKAMGDTEIKDGERLPLAVKDMGSCEIYPQTIQHNPNGRFVVVCGDGEYIIYTAMALRNKSFGSAQEFVWAHDSSEYAIRESNSVVKIFKNFKEKKSFKPDFGAEGIYGGFLLGVRSVNGLAFYDWENTELIRRVEIQPKHIFWSDSGELVCIATEDSFFILRYLSEKVAASQENNEGVTEDGIEDAFEVQGEIQEVVKTGLWVGDCFIYTSSVNRLNYFVGGEIVTIAHLDRTMYLLGYIPKDDRLYLGDKELNIVSYSLLVSVLEYQTAVMRRDFGMADKVLPTIPKEQRTRVAHFLEKQGFKQQALAVSSDSEHRFELALQLGELKIAYQLAVEAESEQKWKQLAELAISKCQFSLAQECLHHAQDYGGLLLLATASGNAAMVGKLAEGAERDGKNNVAFMTYFLQGKLDHCLELLIRTNRLPEAAFLARTYLPSQVSRVVKLWRESLAKVNQKAAESLADPTEYENLFPGLKESFVAEQFLRETCLGNSLPATNYPLITPNEERNILEEATGYEPKGAPLSLATPVLAEDSGEETMLAAGVMASVLAAVVAPVAAAVIPSEAEPEVAPEEESPSSSESQKDKVLDELEDDLDNMELDDIDTSDVNLDEDFLDD; translated from the exons ATG CCTCTCAGGCTGGACATCAAGCGGAAGCTGACAGCCCGGTCAGACCGTGTGAAGAGCGTGGACCTCCACCCGACCGAGCCGTGGATGCTGGCCAGCCTGTACAATGGTAGTGTCTGTGTCTGGAACCACGAAACAcag ACCTTGGTGAAGACCTTCGAAGTGTGTGACCTTCCAGTGAGAGCATCGAAGTTTGTAGCCAGGAAGAACTGGGTCATAACCGGAGCG GATGACATGCAGATCCGTGTGTTCAACTACAACACCCTGGAGAGGGTCCACATGTTTGAGGCCCACTCTGACTACATCCGCTGTATCGCCGTGCATCCCACCCAGCCCTACATCCTCACAAGCAGTG ACGACATGCTAATCAAGCTGTGGGACTGGGAGAAGAAGTGGTCTTGCAGTCAGGTGTTTGAGGGCCACACCCACTACGTCATGCAGATCGTCATCAACCCTAAAGACAACAACCAGTTTGCCAGCGCTTCTCTGGACAGAACCATCAAG GTGTGGCAGCTGGGCTCCTCCTCTCCTAACTTCACCCTTGAGGGCCATGAGAAAGGAGTCAACTGCATTGACTACTACAGCGGAGGGGACAAGCCATACCTCATATCAGGTGCTGATGACCGTCTGGTCAAGATTTGGGACTACCAG AACAAGACGTGTGTGCAGACCCTGGAGGGCCACGCCCAGAATGTGTCGTGTGTCAGCTTTCACCCAGAGCTGCCTATCATCATCACAGGCTCAGAGGACG GCACTGTGCGTATCTGGCACTCGAGTACATACCGTCTGGAGAGCACGCTGAACTACGGCATGGagcgcgtgtggtgtgtgtgtggcctgaGAGGCTCCAACAACGTGGCGCTGGGCTACGACGAGGGCAGCATCATCATCAAG CTGGGGCGTGAGGAGCCAGCCATGTCCATGGACACCAGTGGGAAGATCATCTGGGCCAAGCACTCGGAGGTGCAGCAGGCCAACCTGAAGGCCATGGGCGACACGGAGATCAAGGATGGAGAGAGGCTGCCGCTGGCCGTCAaagacatgggcagctgtgagatctacccccagaccatccagCACAACCCCAACGGAAG gtttgttgtggtgtgtGGAGACGGAGAGTACATCATCTACACTGCTATGGCCCTGAGGAACAAGAGCTTCGGCTCAGCGCAGGAGTTTGTCTGGGCACACGACTCCTCCGA GTATGCCATCAGGGAAAGCAACAGTGTGGTCAAAAtcttcaagaacttcaaggagaagaAGTCTTTCAAGCCAGACTTTGGTGCTGAAG GTATCTATGGAGGCTTTTTGCTAGGCGTCAGGTCAGTGAACGGTCTGGCCTTCTATGACTGGGAAAACACAGAGCTGATCCGCCGCGTCGAGATCCAGCCCAAACAT atcttctggtcagactcagggGAGTTGGTGTGTATAGCCACAGAGGATTCCTTCTTCATCCTGCGCTACCTGTCAGAGAAAGTAGCCGCCTCCCAAGAGAACAACGAGGGAGTGACCGAGGATGGCATCGAAGACGcctttgag GTCCAAGGGGAGATCCAGGAGGTGGTGAAGACGGGCCTATGGGTGGGAGACTGCTTCatctacaccagctctgtcaacaGACTCAACTACTTTGTGGGGGGAGAGATTGTCACCATCGCTCACCTGGACAG AACCATGTACCTCCTGGGCTACATCCCCAAGGACGACCGCCTGTACCTGGGTGACAAGGAGCTGAACATCGTCAGCTACTCCCTACTGGTGTCTGTGCTGGAGTACCAGACAGCTGTGATGCGCCGGGACTTTGGCATGGCCGACAAAGTGCTGCCCACCATCCCCAAGGAGCAGAGGACCCGCGTAGCACACTTCCTGGAGAAACAG GGCTTCAAGCAGCAGGCTCTGGCCGTGTCATCAGACTCGGAGCACAGGTTTGAGCTTGCCCTGCAGCTGGGGGAGCTGAAGATCGCCTATCAGCTGGCTGTGGAGGCAGAG TCGGAGCAGAAGTGGAAGCAGCTGGCAGAGCTGGCCATCAGTAAGTGCCAGTTTAGCCTGGCCCAGGAGTGCCTTCATCACGCCCAGGACTACGGTGGCCTGCTGCTGCTGGCCACCGCCTCGGGCAACGCCGCCATGGTGGGCAAGCTGGCCGAGGGCGCCGAGCGGGACGGCAAGAACAACGTGGCATTCATGACCTACTTCCTGCAGGGGAA ACTGGACCACTGTCTAGAGCTGCTGATCCGGACCAACCGACTGCCCGAGGCGGCCTTCCTGGCCCGCACCTACCTACCCAGCCAGGTGTCCAGAGTGGTCAAGCTGTGGAGGGAGAGCCTGGCCAAGGTCAACCAGAAGGCGGCTGAGTCACTGGCCGACCCCACTGAGTATGAGAACCTGTTCCCCGGGCTGAAGGAGTCGTTCGTGGCCGAGCAGTTCCTCCGTGAGACCTGCCTGGGCAACTCCCTGCCCGCCACCAACTACCCTCTCATCACG CCCAATGAAGAACGTAATATACTAGAGGAGGCCACGGGCTACGAGCCCAAAGGAGCTCCACTCTCCCTCGCTACACCGGTACTG GCTGAAGACAGCGGCGAGGAGACCATGCTGGCCGCAGGCGTGATGGCGTCCGTGTTGGCGGCGGTAGTGGCCCCCGTGGCTGCAGCCGTGATCCCCTCGGAGGCAGAGCCTGAGGTTGCACCTGAGGAGGAAAGCCCCAGCTCATCTGAGTCACAGAAGGACAAG GTCCTGGACGAACTTGAAGACGACCTGGACAACATGGAGCTGGACGACATTGATACCTCGGACGTCAACCTGGACGAGGACTTCCTGGATGACTGA